In the Drosophila willistoni isolate 14030-0811.24 chromosome 3R, UCI_dwil_1.1, whole genome shotgun sequence genome, GCTTTGTTTCAACTTAAGAATAATTGAAATTCCATCAACGTTTCACATCCAATTGTTTTTGTGCTAGGAAAGAGagtagaaaaataaaaaataaaaaaaaaagggagaaGAAATTCCCTTCGTAtttttctttacattttttttttccttctttatCTTGCCACGTTCATGGCTAAGCAAACACTTGGCTGGTGTGAAAAAATGTAGACAAgtgcaaaattttatattCCCTCATTCCTCTTTTGGTCCTTTCCATTGCTGAAGAGTAAATCATATTTGATACGTTGACTTACAACTGATATTTACTAAATTTAAGTATAACTGCCATTTGTATTCTATGACGGAAATAAAATAATAGtctatacatacaaaaataaattgtttgattttaattatGCTTTAAGGATAACAAGACAAACAATAATATGTATCAACTATCCAGGCGATGCAGACTTATATACCCTGTCGTAAGAGAGTCGAAACTAGAAAGAAGTTTATTACACATCAACTGTATAAGTTTTGCAATTCCAAACGTAAAACTTCTAAGCAAAATAAACAGTGACGGAATTCACAAGAGCGTCATCAACATGAGCGTAGGGGAAATATATCTATGTACCTTCTTTTGGGTTGTTGGAAGGGTCGTTCTGGCTTGAATTTAATATTACCTACAAATAGACAAAGGTAGTCGTCTTTTACATGTATGCATACATGTATGCTGAGTATATTTACATAGGAAACAGCTTCtgaatttgcatattttatgtATGCATTAGCCAGTTAGCCGCTAAAAGCCACATCGCACTAAAATGCCCAACggtacacacacaaatacaaacatacatatgtaagtgtATAACCAAAAAGTTTGAAAGCGAACCCCGTTGCATAtaacaatttaattcaattaaaccCAAActacaacattttttgttcTAGTGAACTTTTTAGTACCCTTCTTAAGTTTACAGAAATTCAGTTGATTGAGCAACAATGTTTTAGCTTAAGTCTTAAAATCTTCTAGAAGTCAActtgcaaatttttaaaagtttttattcaAAGTATGCAAAAACTTGATCACACTATGATTGTATTAAAGAAACCTCAATGAACTTTACTTTCAgttaataaaaacacaatttgAATGTAGATTTCAATAGGTAGCAAACACTGGACTCAAGAAAGGACTTTCAAAGAGGACTTTTACCATTTCTCATTTGGAAATTTTGCCCTTTCATCGAGAAAGGCCTGAAATGCCTTCTATATTGATATTACTATAACGtccatattttaaatttaaactgaTAAATATGCCCTaacataattatttatttcactattcaaatatttctttactttatagcagacagacagaagtCATCCTTTCATCAAGAAAATATAAGTACTTTAAGAGCAACTTCTGGGATAAGGGCACTTTATTTTGAAAgtctaatttctttttttggccaTTCTTAAATAAGCAGATGCTTTCAAATTCTCTATGTAGatttaatttttagttttcatttgtttatggTTGAATTATTTGCGACTATGTTCAGTATATTTCCGTATTATGGGTCTGTCGCACGTTGACAAAGTGCAACAACttattaaatatgtaaattttctgTTGGCAGGCTACACGAAAAGGGGCTTAGTGGCAATGTCAGTCGCATTGCCAGTTCACATTCCTAATTTTACACAGTCGCAGAAATTGTAACTTATTCTGGTATACAAGTATTATGAATGGTGAAGATGCCATTTGGGAGTGCTCGGAGGCAGCAGCATAAATAATTCACCAGGCAGAGAAGGTCAAAGGTAAATTTTGCATCTCCCTTGCTTTACTGCTttccctctctatctctctctttctcattcTGTCTCCTGATGTTGTCTGGCGGTTGGCTTCAATCTCGAGGGGGCATTTGGGTAACATCATTAATGTCAAAGGAGGACGGTGGATGCAGCCTGCTTGGAGACCGCTAGATCCATTGGTTGTTGACGTTGAAATGTTTTCGTCAGTTCAACAATTGAGTTCAACTAACCAActattttaattagttttgtGGTTAAGAAGttgatattttttctatttgttcttcttttggTTAGAAAATtgacaagagagagagaaagagagaataAAACTAGCTACGGGAGACTAGTTATTTGGGTGAGTGCGCTTAGTCGATTGGAAAGGAAATCGTTTGCCCCTTGTAATGCATAAAATATGAGCCATCTGTAAGGCCATAACTCAATTTGCTACATGCATTCTCATTTCCCATTCTAGATAGccatcaaataaaaataaaacatccTGGACTAGCCTTCGATTTGGTTTAGATCAAAAGCCCATCAAACTCATTACGCCTAAAACCAAGACCCAAAACCCAAGTTCTCCCTCCTCCCCAAAGTGGATTTCTTATTTTCCCGCAGTGACAGAGGATTTTGGTACTGAATGGTCAGCTGGATATCAGCAGAAAAACTCAAATGGACCGCTTCATGGTGACTGCTTTCGTTTAACATGTGAAATAATGGAATGTTTTTCCTCTACatatgtgtttttgtgtgtgtgtgtgtatgtctgcATTTCATCATAACTTAAGCAGGAAACGACCCTCATCAATATGGATGGATTTGGCTGGTCATAGTGGACAGGATGACGTGTATATTAAGCAGAAAATAAAAGGAGCAAATTGCcataaataatttacataGTAATTATAACCGACTCATATTTAGCTTAACAAATCCTTGAACTacgttgcacacacacacacacacacacacatagagagacATTGCGCTAGTTGCTGCGGAGTTAGTTAGTTTTgcatataaattgaaattgaaatgctTATGCAATCGACGAGGTTGAAAATTATTATCACGTGGAATTCAAATTAAGCCACACACATAACCAATCCCATCAGTTGAAATCATTTTTCCCGCTTCTAGTCATGGCAATATTTCCGTTTCCGCTTTGCCAATTGATTTTCATCAATTTTCCTTCTGGCATATCTAACCCAATCTGCCAGGATTGATGGCAATGCAATAATTTTGTCGCTGCAACCGAAATTGAAGTGTGAAAGGCAAAAGGAAGCAGGACCAAGGGCGTTTGCTTGTTAGTTTCGGTCGAATGAAAGTGGATAATTGTGTTTGCGGTTGAATTTCAAAAGTGATGGACACCATTTTGGGAAATCAAGTTAAGTATTTTCCTCATTTTTGGCCATATTTCCCTATCTGCTGTTGTGGAACAACTTTTAACAGCCACTGTAACAGAGACTAGTAATACTTCGACTTGATATATCTTATTATGTTTTGAATTGCATAATTTTGCATTttagaaacaacaaaataatattttaattttgcagTCTTTAAAGTTTTTAGCTGGTAAATggtaaaataatttaaacaaattattgaaACCagtttttatatgttttttttatcgACAATATCCCTTCTGTTTCATATATTCTTTTGACTACTTGGTAGTATAAGCCAAAAGCCTTtcagaaatatataaatatattcagTTTAAACAATAAACAGAAATTAAAACAACATGACATCAAATCAAACTATGTATGACTCATGTGCAACAAATATAAGATTATAACCGGTATTAATAACtatttagtatatatatttgttaaaaGACAAGAACTGACTGTGGGATTAGATTGTTTCTAATCGCATAATTatcaacaaatttaattgatCAAAACAAATCTCAATCGATCAACAATGCGTGTGTCCAACGatcaaatcaataaaaacctttttgtatgttattaatatttcaattatttagCATTTGAATGGCATTAGACAAAGTGGACAAAAAAAATGGCTTAGAATATTGTTATAATTCAAAAGAGGCCCCTTTCAATATAGTTGTCAAGCTGGCATATCGAATGACGACAAGATAAATGATCAATGAAATGATTTTTAAATAGCATTGTCAAACATAAAGAGTCACCGattaaaaatcaatataaatatatctcCTCTATTGAGGCATTGTTAAGACCAAAAACTTGccaattcaaaacaaaatctagtcgttttttatgcatttacatctctatatgtatacatatatgttagATGGTGCTGGTGATCGGCTCTATATAGTGGAAAACATTATGCTAATTCTGTGTGCGTGTTATGAGCGAGCGCTCATAAACTTGATTTATGCAGCTAAATCAAAATGAATTTACATAATTATAATGGCGTAAACTACTGCCAACTTGTCTAGCAGTCTGTCTCcatgaaccaaaaaaaaaacacaaaaaaaaaatcacagcAAACCTCATACTATTCAGAGCGAATCATATTCTGCAGACAATCGACTGAAATCTCAACACTTGAAATGAAAAATAGCCAGGTTTGGCTTGTTAACTTGCCTTGGTTAGTGGGAATTCGTTGATCGATTAAACTGGATTGACgaagatacaaaaaaaaacaacagggTGACAGCCAGGCTACACTATGTTGCATTTTCTATACTCTATTAAGAGTGTGATATAAAATTGgctaaaataattgaatacaGATTCctttatcattattattctgATTATATGCTGTGGTAGTCTACTATGGTTAAGCCAAACTTAAGATACATTTTAAAAGCTTAAGATCTGAAcattaatgaaatatttaagtaGACATTTGAAGAGTTTTTGGACTTTATTGGATTCAAAGTAAGTAATATAAAAACATATTcgaattatattttaaatggCTACTCTCCTCTTTCCTTTTATCACATTTTTGCTGAAAGCATCTTAAAGGGTTTTCAAATTTATCGTCTACATAGAATTCAATGCCTATAACGCACTTATAATCAGAATCGTTTGAAGAGTAGTAGTAAATTatattcttaaaaactattccTTAATACAAAATTGTTTCCTTTATGCCCAATATTATACTTTGAGTTGGTCTACACTGACCCACCGAATAGGTATGATAAGAAGAGCGAATAAATTAAAGAAGAACACACACAACTAATTAACTAATTTGTGTAATAGAGAATCTAACATGTAATAAATTTTAGTCAAACAGAAATAATCACATTGACATACCAAACTAAAGTTTCTACATAGTTTCTTTATAGATAAAAGTATAGGGGTTGCATATACCCCTTGTTAAGGGTATTGAAGTCGCACCTAACAAAGCTTGCCAAAAAGTAGATAGTGAACATTGAGTTTGGGGACGTTTGCATAAATCACGTGCCAGCCGGAGCAAGCTGGTCTAACTTTAAAGTGGAGAATGTTTTTTCTGGCCTGATAGAAATTTATGTAAATGCAGGAAGTCAAGACCCTGAACTTGAAACGGGTTGGCGACGAGCTGAACGTCGAGACGCTTTATAATAACGATTTAGTCTTCTGTTAAACGAACCGGAGTGCGGTTGAAGATTCGAAACTCGAGAGACCCTATGTGCTAGTTGTGCGTTGGGcctaagcaaaaaaaataacagcaacaacaaagagaCAAAATCACACTTAATAATGTATCGGACGTGCTTTTGTGTAAGTTTTACGCCTGCTGTTGTCGAGTCATTTATCACTGAATGGGAAATTCTGTAATTTATCTTTTAGTTGCTAACACTACTGACTGTGGTCCTGGCCGCCACCCAGAGTCGCGATTATTTGCCAAAACGGTCTTACTACTATGCCGCACCTAGTACGGAGACTAGTGCCAAAACTATGGCCGCCCTGCGTAGAATTATTCAAGGACATTTGCAACGTTTCCAGCAGGCGGACAACACATTTGCGTTGTTCTCCCCTCGAGCAATAGCCCAGCAGGGCAAGGCGGAAGTGCAACCAGACAAGCCAAAGCAACatctgcagcagcagcagcagcagcagctggtgTTGGCCGGTTCGCAGAATAACTTGGAATATGCCTTGCCACCAAACACGCCGACACCAAAGAACTATGCCCAGAATTTCCTACCCGAGGGCCAGGATGTGGTTCCCGGAAGTTCTTACATACCGCTAAGGCTGCTTTTGATTCGCCGCTGAGACTGAGAATGTTTTGCGCCTTTCAGTCGTTGTTTTTGTCGGCATCTTTAGTTGTTGAAACAAGTTGGCCAaattctgttgctgctgctgacttTTGGAATGCCGTTCTCAGCTGTGGCCAGTAACCAGTGAATGaggttaatttgttttaatcttACTGGTtcttatataattttaatgataTTTTAATTCTTGAccacaccaccaccatcatAAGGCCAATCAAACGTAGGCATATttaacaaatacatacatataattaagTTAATATAACAAACAGTTACGACCTTATCAttgacaataaaaaaaacaaaatgagacacacacaacacgctcaaccaaaaaccaaaaaattaaaaaatacattcaccaaaaatacaaaaaaaaacaaaaactaaagttTCTCATTTACATAAATTAGAAACGATATAAATTAAAACGGAACGGAAGGCGGCACACCAAGAGGTCTAAGTTTAGCATTGGGTTTAAATACGAACTAAGACTTGCAAGTCCGACCAAGAGCTTTTAGTACTTACCCCCTAAATCTGGTTTTGAACTTTTAGATCAGCTTTGAAAGTAGCTTAACAGGGTGACCAGCTAAGCACAGGGTGACAgtttcaatttgaattcaaaaaacTGAGAGTCAGTTAAGATTTAAAAGTTAAATGAAGACTTTTTCAGAAACCCAATTTTCAAATGTCTGTAAGTCAGTGAATTTTTAGCCGATGTTTAAAGATATAaatgtattaaattttttgcaaattcCATTAAAACCTTGGAAATTTTGGAGGACCGATTTTGGTATACCGATTGTTTCTAATTTTAAGCGATGGTTACATCAGAAAAAACTACGaacatttaataaaattatatttttagaGTTTTATTTACTATTTATAACGATTCAACTTCTTCTGGCTAGCTCAAAAGTGcattactttttaaatttagtttaggTTTAGCCGAGTTTGATCTATCTAAAGTTGAACTGTTTccaattttatataaaaatagacaaaatgaaaaccaaaTTAAGTTCGCTAGGTTGCTTTCCGAAAATGACAATAGATAAACTCACTATTCTAATATGAAATATAAGTTTAGTCTGCTCTTTATTAGATGACAAACTACTTAAATTGTTGACATTagtaagtaatttttttaaatatgactAATATTCTTAACAAACGAACTTTCCATGGAGTCAACTGCACGATTTCCGTTTTGAGAATATTTTGAAGATCCCGCAATAAGAGTCAACCATAACTTTCGATTGGTTTTGTTAATTAAACAGAAATAGACGAATAAGACGAAGCCCTGCAATGTGGCCGTCAGACAGAATAGATATGAGAATGTAATGCCAAATTGCATATAATTGCAAATGCCAAAGATCCAGGTTAAGCCCAATAGAAAGAATAAGAGCACAAAGAGTTTCAGTTCTTGGAAAATTCTTTGGCGTTTGGCATTTAGACTAGCCGTTCCATGAATGCTATAGATAATGCAGCCTACCATCCAGCCATTGGCAAATGTTATCACGACTATGGGTAATATGACAGAGTAAAGCAAATACTTGCCCGAGGGATAACAGATGGTAACTAGACTTCCATTGTCATGGGCTTTATATAATGAAGGTGACACTAGCACTAGCGCGAGTATAgccaaaaatggcaaaatccAAGCCACTAGAGAACTAATTAATATGTAACGTTGTGGTCGTTGGGCACCCAAAACTGTTACATAACGTTGATATTGTAAAAATGCTATGATTAGCatccaaaaaaacacaaccaaGACCGAATAGTGCAGCAATGCTCCCAAAAACAGACAACCATTCAAATTACGTAAATTTCGAGTCCATTCATCAATATTTAGTATGATAAAGAGCAACATTTGAAGGGTCAAGGCCGCACAGAGATGGAGAAGTACTTTGGTTGAAGCCGATTCGCGAAATTTCCGAAATATCGAGGCCATCACGAAGATGCCCAATAGGCCGATTAGTGAGAGAAAGCAACCGATTATGGTAATATAATCCAAAATCTTAAAGTGTAAAGATTCTGAACTTAAAAGATCGTTCTTTTGACTATAGCTGGCACCCAATAAGAATGAGAACTGTGTCAAATGATGGGCATAACAGACGATAAGTGGATCATGCAGCACATTCCATTTGTTATTGGTGGTAACGCCATCACTTAGCCAAGTCTTATAGTTCCAATAACCACAGCCACTGCCCAAACTGATGGCTCTCGCATCGGGTTGACGAAGATTCTCATTGCGTAGCAGAAAAGGCAATACCTCGGGCAGTGTCAAAGCTGTAAAAGTAAAGCATATTAATTCCACAATAAAGTTAGTTCAAATGACAATTCTACTTACCTTCCAGCCCAGGTAGGGAAATAGATAGTACTTTGCTGTGAGGTCGTCGGCTGCGTTGCTCTGTTGTCTCCACAAACAGATTATCATGGGAATAAACTTTAAATACCACATAGTTCGCACCTTTCACTTGCAAGGCCGACCAAAGTTTCTGTGGCATGAAGGTTGCTGTCTCCAAATTCGTTTCTTGTCTAAGCTCTTCCAAGCTCTCATTCCATCGCAAGAAGCGATACCAGAATCCACTGCTACTCTTATAGAGAT is a window encoding:
- the LOC6649883 gene encoding uncharacterized protein LOC6649883, coding for MYRTCFCLLTLLTVVLAATQSRDYLPKRSYYYAAPSTETSAKTMAALRRIIQGHLQRFQQADNTFALFSPRAIAQQGKAEVQPDKPKQHLQQQQQQQLVLAGSQNNLEYALPPNTPTPKNYAQNFLPEGQDVVPGSSYIPLRLLLIRR
- the LOC6649545 gene encoding adhesion G-protein coupled receptor G2; protein product: MHTNRIERTKVGEKAAFRDLCLDSEGFPKRRLCMEQSVWQPLENLTCHRGSESNMQLNHLINQIKAGQHTQIAELRRELTRWRGQLSLIDVFNIGNMFAHLQEQLQREATLGPELVGICLEVMASSAKVLRRSAKLNATNILLSKFEDYMDTLAPKMVPNEKCSSNKTMEANKGNVSEVENVSFNHHGVHSLISGNLSVFFVNPQCDNITGIAIYSEGSSDLYKSSSGFWYRFLRWNESLEELRQETNLETATFMPQKLWSALQVKGANYVVFKVYSHDNLFVETTEQRSRRPHSKVLSISLPGLEALTLPEVLPFLLRNENLRQPDARAISLGSGCGYWNYKTWLSDGVTTNNKWNVLHDPLIVCYAHHLTQFSFLLGASYSQKNDLLSSESLHFKILDYITIIGCFLSLIGLLGIFVMASIFRKFRESASTKVLLHLCAALTLQMLLFIILNIDEWTRNLRNLNGCLFLGALLHYSVLVVFFWMLIIAFLQYQRYVTVLGAQRPQRYILISSLVAWILPFLAILALVLVSPSLYKAHDNGSLVTICYPSGKYLLYSVILPIVVITFANGWMVGCIIYSIHGTASLNAKRQRIFQELKLFVLLFFLLGLTWIFGICNYMQFGITFSYLFCLTATLQGFVLFVYFCLINKTNRKLWLTLIAGSSKYSQNGNRAVDSMESSFVKNISHI